One genomic window of Arachis stenosperma cultivar V10309 chromosome 10, arast.V10309.gnm1.PFL2, whole genome shotgun sequence includes the following:
- the LOC130955826 gene encoding AIG2-like protein D, translated as MTNSVVRARHDVFVYGSLLADEVVRVLLNRVPSSTPATLHGYHRFKIKGRVYPAILPVENKKVTGRVLHEITGVELDILDEFEDVEYNRSDAEVVLMDTSEKLQVHTYVWSDRNDPNLYGEWDFEEWKQVHMNDFVKMTDAFMRESEQESELQESKTRVQTYESFYKQENDKQSS; from the exons atgacgAATTCTGTGGTGAGAGCGAGGCACGACGTGTTCGTGTATGGCAGCCTCTTAGCCGATGAGGTTGTTCGTGTTCTCTTGAATCGCGTCCCTTCTTCAACCCCTGCCACTCTCCATGGCTATCACAGGTTTAAAATCAAAGGTCGCGTTTATCCCGCTATTCTCCCTGTGGAGAATAAGAAAGTTACTGGCAGG GTCCTTCATGAGATCACAGGAGTGGAGTTGGATATCTTAGACGAATTCGAGGATGTTGAATATAATAGAAGTGATGCTGAGGTTGTATTGATG GACACTTCTGAGAAATTACAAGTTCACACTTATGTTTGGAGTGACCGAAACGATCCAAATTTATATGGAGAGTGGGATTTTGAG GAATGGAAACAAGTTCACATGAATGATTTTGTCAAGATGACCGATGCTTTCATGCGTGAATCAGAGCAAGAATCAGAGTTGCAAGAATCAAAGACAAGAGTTCAAACCTATGAATCTTTCTATAAGCAAGAAAATGATAAGCAATCCTCATGA
- the LOC130954057 gene encoding proteasome subunit beta type-6 — protein sequence MDQKMDFNAPHSMGTTIIGVTYNGGVVLGADSRTSTGVYVANRASDKITQLTDNVYVCRSGSAADSQVVSDYVRYFLHQHTIQLGQPATVKVAANLVRLLSYNNKNFLETGLIVGGWDKYEGGQIYGVPLGGTIVQQPFAIGGSGSSYLYGFFDQAWKEGMTKDEAEDLVKKAVSLAIARDGASGGVVRTVIINSEGVTRNFYPGDQLPLWHEELEPQNSLLDILGAPEPMNI from the exons ATGGATCAGAAGATGGACTTCAATGCCCCTCATTCCATGGGAACCACCATCATTGGAGTCACCTACAACGGCGGCGTCGTCCTCGGCGCCGATTCTCGCACCAGCACCG GAGTGTATGTTGCTAACCGCGCTTCGGATAAAATCACACAACTTACTGATAATGTCTACGTCTGTCGCTCTGGATCG GCTGCAGATTCTCAGGTTGTCTCTGACTATGTTCGCTACTTCCTTCATCAACACAC TATACAGCTTGGACAACCTGCAACAGTCAAAGTTGCTGCCAACCTTGTTCGGCTTCTTTCATATAACAACAAG AATTTCTTAGAGACTGGCTTGATTGTTGGTGGTTGGGACAAATATGAAGGTGGCCAAATTTATGGAGTTCCTCTTGGTGGAACAATAGTGCAACAACCTTTTGCTATTGGAG GATCTGGCTCCAGTTACTTGTATGGTTTTTTCGACCAAGCCTGGAAGGAAGGAATGACCAAGGATGAAGCTGAG GATTTAGTGAAAAAGGCAGTTTCACTTGCCATTGCTAGGGACGGGGCGAGTGGTGGTGTCGTCCGAACAGTCATT ATAAACTCGGAGGGAGTGACGAGAAACTTCTACCCCGGTGATCAACTTCCGCTATGGCACGAGGAATTGGAGCCgcagaactcattgctagacaTCCTTGGTGCCCCTGAGCCAATGAACATCTGA